One window from the genome of Crassostrea angulata isolate pt1a10 chromosome 2, ASM2561291v2, whole genome shotgun sequence encodes:
- the LOC128171032 gene encoding uncharacterized protein LOC128171032 isoform X2 — translation MFMILVILVVQVDARCGVSEGVVQCRDWREFESGNYPMANFLILERAVGEINMEGYLALTRLVIHDPQADCEDIKTNPWTTVRIGSLTCQNAQHSSGVKDMITTTTLRTVELGVITFMIILTLCVRRRGQDLHMRAPTPPPVMPAPQPAPLRRSTRQRRAPTRLSY, via the exons ATGTTCATGATTCTAGTTATTCTGGTGGTTCAAGTTGATGCGCGGTGCGGGGTGTCAGAGGGGGTAGTGCAGTGCCGGGACTGGAGGGAGTTTGAGAGCGGAAACTACCCCATGGCAAACTTCCTCATCCTGGAGAGGGCAGTGGGGGAGATTAACATGGAGGGATATTTAGCACTGACCAGACTTGTCATCCACGACCCACAAGCTGATTGTGAGGACATCAAAACAAACCCCTGGACGACGGTCCGCATAGGCTCCCTCACTTGTCag aacGCTCAGCACAGCAGTGGGGTCAAAGACATGATAACAACAACTACCCTAAGAACCGTCGAATTGGGAGTTATTACATTCA TGATCATTCTGACTTTATGTGTGAGGAGAAGAGGCCAAGATCTACACATGCGAGCCCCCACACCTCCACCAGTCATGCCAGCGCCACAACCAGCACCACTCCGCCGCTCAACCAGACAGAGGCGCGCACCCACCAGACTGTCATATTAA
- the LOC128171032 gene encoding uncharacterized protein LOC128171032 isoform X1, whose protein sequence is MFMILVILVVQVDARCGVSEGVVQCRDWREFESGNYPMANFLILERAVGEINMEGYLALTRLVIHDPQADCEDIKTNPWTTVRIGSLTCQNAQHSSGVKDMITTTTLRTVELGVITFNTPWIYVILGGTGVVVFIFSGMIVCVIKRRCQRRRVDLEIESQSLTEFDAVVMRDFKND, encoded by the exons ATGTTCATGATTCTAGTTATTCTGGTGGTTCAAGTTGATGCGCGGTGCGGGGTGTCAGAGGGGGTAGTGCAGTGCCGGGACTGGAGGGAGTTTGAGAGCGGAAACTACCCCATGGCAAACTTCCTCATCCTGGAGAGGGCAGTGGGGGAGATTAACATGGAGGGATATTTAGCACTGACCAGACTTGTCATCCACGACCCACAAGCTGATTGTGAGGACATCAAAACAAACCCCTGGACGACGGTCCGCATAGGCTCCCTCACTTGTCag aacGCTCAGCACAGCAGTGGGGTCAAAGACATGATAACAACAACTACCCTAAGAACCGTCGAATTGGGAGTTATTACATTCA ACACACCTTGGATATATGTTATTCTTGGAGGGACGGGTGTAGTGGTTTTCATTTTCTCGGGGATGATCGTTTGTGTGATTAAGAGAAGGTGTCAGAGGAGACGGGTGGACCTCGAGATAGAGTCGCAGTCGCTAACCGAGTTCGACGCGGTTGTGATGAGAGATTTTAAGAACGATTAA